DNA sequence from the Streptomyces cinnabarinus genome:
CCACGCGCCCCCGTAACTCTCGGTCACTGTGGGTAGTTGACGCGGCATGCACGACGTACGCACCGTAAGGGCACCCTCCATGCTGCGGCTCGCGGCCGCCTCGCTCGCCGGGACGGCCATCGAGTTCTACGACTTCTTCGTCTACGGGACCGCGGCCGCGCTGGTCCTGGGGCCGCTGTTCTTCCCCACGTTCTCGCCGGTGGCGGGGACACTGGCCGCGTTCGGGACGTTCGGCGTGGGGTTCGTGGCGCGGCCGCTCGGCTCCGTGCTGTTCGGGCACATCGGGGACCGGCACGGAAGACGGCCGGTCCTGGTCGCCTCGCTGCTGCTGACCGGCGCCTCCACGGTCGCGGTCGGCTGTGTGCCGACGTACGACACGATCGGGGTGGCCGCTCCGGTCCTGCTGCTCGTTCTGCGCTTTCTGCAGGGGCTCGGGCTCGGCGGGGAGTGGGGCGGTGCCGTGCTGTTGACGGCGGAGCACGCGCCTGCCGAGCGGCGCGGGCTGTGGTCGAGCTTTCCGCAGGTGGGCCCTGCGGTCGGCTTTCTGCTGGCGAACGGTGTGACGCTGCTGCTGGCGGCCTCGCTGTCCGAGGCGCAGTTCGCTCAGTGGGGATGGCGGGTGCCGTTCTGGGCGGCTGGGGTGCTCGCCGTGGCCGGGCTGTGGCTGCGGTCGTCGCTCGCGGAGAGCCCGCGGTTCCTGGAGATCGACGACCACGCGCACGTGCCGCTCGTCGAGGTGGTGCGCGACCACTGGAGGCTCGTCCTGCTGACCGCCGGTGCGCTGGCCATCGGGTACGCGATCTTCTACGCGGTCACGACCTGGTCCCTCGCCTACGGGACGGAACGGCTCGGGGTGAGCCGTACGGTGATGCTGGTCTGCATCATGGGTGCGGTCCTGGTGAAGGGGGCGCTGACCCCGCTGGTGGCGCTGCTCGGGGACCGGTACGGGCGCCGGCCGCTGTGCCTGGCCGGGTGCGCGGCGGCCGCGGTGTGGATGTTCCCGATGGTCGCCCTGCTGGCCACCGGCGCGCCGCTGCTGATGTTCCTCGGCTTTCTGGGCGCGATGCTGGCGTTCATCACGATGTTCGCCGTCATTGCCGCGTATCTGCCCGAGTTGTACGAACCGCGGGTGCGCTGCACCGGTGCCGCGGTCGGCTACAACCTCGGCGGGGTCCTGGGCGGCGCGCTGACGCCGCTCGCCGCGACCGCGCTCGCCGAGCAGGGCGGGCGGGTGCCGTGGGGGGTGGGGGCGTATCTGACCGGGATCGCGCTGCTCAGCCTCGGCTGCTTCGCGCTGCTGCCGGAGACCCGTCCGGCGCGGGTGGTGGCGCCGGCGCCGGTCATGGATTGATCGCCAGCTCCAGGTAGGCGGCGAAGATCACCAGGTGCACCCCGCCCTGGAGGGGTGTGGCGCGGCCCGGCACCACGGTCAGGGAGCTCACCACGATGGTCAGGGCGAGCAGCAGCATGTGGGTGGCGCCGAGGCCGAGGACGAGTGGTCCGGAGAGCCAGATCGTCGCCAGGGCGACCGCGGGGATGGTCAGGCCGATGCTGGCCATCGCCGAGCCGAGCGCGAGGTTGAGGCTGGTCTGCACGCGGTCGCGGCGGGCGGAGCGCAGCGCGGCGATCGTCTCGGGCAGCAGGACCAGCAGCGCGATGATCACACCGACGACGGCGTGCCCGAGTCCGGCCGACTCGACCCCGGACTCGATGGTGGGTGAGACCGCCTTGGCGAGCCCCACGACGCCGATCAGGGCCAGGCCCAGCAGGCCGAGGCTGATCAGCGCGGTGCGGGCGGAGGGCGCGTCGGCGTGGTCGTCCGCGGTGATCACCTCGCCCTGCCGGGTGATGGGCAGGAAGTAGTCGCGGTGTCGCACGGTCTGGGTCGCGACGAACAGGCCGTAGAGGATGAGTGAGGAGAGCGCGGCGAAGGTCAGTTGGACGGTGGAGAACTCCGGGCCCGGCTTGCTGGTGGTGAACGTCGGCAGGACCAGGCTGAGGGTGGCGAGGGTGGCGACGGTCGCCAGGGCCGCGCCGGTGCCCTCGGGGTTGAAGACGGCGGTGCCGTGCCGCAGGGACGCGACCAGGAGGCACAGGCCGACGATGCCGTTGCAGGTGATCATCACGGCCGCGAAGACGGTGTCCCGGGCGAGGGTGGCGCTCTTGTCGCCGCCGTCCGCCATCAGGGTGACGATCAGGGCGACCTCGATGACCGTGACCGCGACCGCGAGGACCAGGGAGCCGAAGGGCTCCCCCACCCGGTGGGCGACGACCTCGGCGTGGTGGACGGCGGCCAGGACGGCTCCGGCGAGCACCAGGGTCACCACGGCCACGACCGCGCCGGGCAGATCCCGGCTCCAGGTGAGGGCCAGCATGATGACCGCGAGCACCGGCACGAAGGCCGTCCACCGGGTGGTGAGCGACCTCAGCCGAGTGATCATGCAGCGATGGTCGCAAAGGGGGGCGGGCCCCGCATGTCGGCCATGGGGGGCCCGTCGCCCGCTACCGGGCTACTTCAGGTCGCTGGAGTCCAGCAGATCGCAGTTGGTGAAGCGGGGCGCACGGCTGCACAGGGCACCCAGTTGCTCGGCCATCTTGGTCGTCTCGGGGTCCTCGCTGTTGCGCATGGCCTCCTCGTACGAGTCGAACTCGATCAGTGAGAGGTAGCGCCCCGGAGTGTCACGGTCCTTCAGGAGGATGCGGTGGGTGGGGCCGCCCTCCCGGTCCGCGTTGCGCTGCCGCGCCTCTTGCAGCAGCTCTTCCATTTCCTCGAACCGATCGGTCTCGAAGTCGATGATCTGCACGAACTTCACGGATTACCTCCGCCGGCCACTGCGCCCCCGGGCCGGGGAACGCGCTCAGAACAAAGCAATCACCGGGAGCGGCACGCGGCAATCGCCACGCGCCACTCCCGGTGATGGTTGTTTCTACGTCCGAAGCCGTCAGGCCTCGATGCTGTCCTTCGGAGCGCCTTCGCTCTCCTTCTGCGCCGCCTCGGCCGCCGCCTGCTTCTTGGAGGCACGGAGGCTGGTGATCGTGGTGACGATCAGGACGGAGCAGATCACGCCGAGCGAGACCGGGATGCTGATCTCCGGGACGTGCACCCCGGACTCGTGCAGGGCGTGCAGCACCAGCTTGACGCCGATGAAGCCGAGGATCACCGACAGGCCGTAGCTCAGGTGGACCAGCTTCTTCAGCAGGCCGCCGATGAGGAAGTACAGCTGCCGCAGGCCCATCAGGGCGAAGGCGTTGGCGGTGAAGACGATGTACGGGTCCTGGGTCAGGCCGAAGATCGCGGGGATGGAGTCGAGGGCGAACAGGACGTCCGTCGTACCGATCGCGAGCATCACGACGAGCATCGGGGTCATGACCCGCTTGCCGTTCTGCTCGATCCACAGCTTGGTGCCGTGGTAGCGGTCGGCGACACCGAAGCGGCGCTCGGCGGCCTTCAGGAGCTTGTTCTCCTCGAACTCCTCGTCCTCCTCGTCGGCGCGGGCCTCCTGGATGAGCTTCCAGGCGGTCCAGATCAGGAAGGCGCCGAAGAGGTAGAACACCCAGGCGAAGCTGGCGAGGATCGCGGCACCGGCGGCGATGAAGATCGCGCGCAGCACCAGGGCTATCAGCACGCCGACGAGCAGCACGCGCTGCTGGTACTGCGAGGGCACCGCGAACTTCGCCATGATCAGGACGAAGACGAAGAGGTTGTCGACGCTCAGCGACTTCTCGGTGATGAAGCCGGCGAAGAACTCACCGGCAGGCTGGCCGCCGCCGAAGATCAGCAGGCCGAGGCCGAAGAGTCCGGCCAGGGCGATCCAGACGACGGTCCAGATACCGGCTTCCTTGATGGACACGTCGTGCGGCTTGCGGCCGATGAAGAAGTCGACCGCGATGAGGGCGGCGAGGCCCACGATCGTCAGGACCCAAAGGGTCACGGAAACATCCACTGCGCCTCCGGCAGTACGTAACTGGCAAATGTCAGCGTCTCGCTGCCGGAGGTCTCTTCCACCCGCGCACGGGCCGACGCCCCGGGATCTGGCCTGATCCGTATTGACGGGTACGCCGCAGTAGACAGGGAGTACTCCCCTCCGCACGAAAGAGAGTACCCCAATCACCAAGGAAAGGTAAAGAGGGAAGTAAAAGAATAACCAAAAGCCCAGGTCAGAGTGGCTTTACGGATGCTTTGTAAAGGTCAGATCAGGGTCATCGGTTCCAGGAGCGGCGGGCCGCCGCGACCTGGGTCAGCACCTGCTGGAGCACCTGGCTGCCGGGCGGCGCGAGCGGGGGCTCGTACGTCCAGGCATGGCCCACCCAGGGGTCGGCGAGGTGGTCCTCGGGCACCGGCGTCAGTCGCAGCAGCGAACGCCACAGCGGGTCCAGCAACGGGCCGTAGGCGGAGGCCTCCTCGCGGTCGGCGACCATCATCAGATGGACGCCGACGGACGGGCCCTCGTCCGCGAGATAGCGCAGCTGGTTCACGGCCCGGTCGTCGAAGCCGTGCGGGAAGTCATTGACGATCAGCAACTGCTCGGAGGTGTCGAAGCCCTGCGGGAGCGACTCGGGCGCTCCGCCGCGCACCGCCATCTGCACCAGGTCGACGCGCTGGGTCAGGCGGCCAAGGAGCTCCGTCACCCCCGCCGCGCCGACAGCGGGCGGGGCCGCGAGCACACCGGTCTGCACCAGCGGCGCGAGCGGCTGGGCTCCGGAACCGGCCGGGTCGATGACATGGACCGTGAAGTCGCCCGCCGGATAGACCGCGAGCAGCCGGGCCGCGTGCGCCACGGCCGTCTCCAGGGCGAGCCGGCGCAGATCGTGCGAGTCGTGGAACGCGCCGTCCAGCGATCCGGACGCACCGCTGTCGATCCACAGTCCGCGCTCCAGCGGCAGCCGGACCAGCATCGGGATCCGCAGCGGATCGCTCTCGGGCAGGTGCAGATCGCCCAGGCGCACTGCCATGGGCGTCTCCATCGGCACGCGGTAGGCGTGCCAGACCGGGTTGTCCCAGCGGGCGTAGGGCGGGGGCAGCGCGGGCTCGACGACGTCCGCCTCGGCGGTGAGCTGGGCGAGATCACGGTCGAGGGTGGCCCTGGCCTGGTCCACGAGCTGGGCGTGCTTGGCCTGGGCCGCCTCGCGGGCGGCGTCGCCCTGGC
Encoded proteins:
- a CDS encoding MFS transporter, with the translated sequence MLRLAAASLAGTAIEFYDFFVYGTAAALVLGPLFFPTFSPVAGTLAAFGTFGVGFVARPLGSVLFGHIGDRHGRRPVLVASLLLTGASTVAVGCVPTYDTIGVAAPVLLLVLRFLQGLGLGGEWGGAVLLTAEHAPAERRGLWSSFPQVGPAVGFLLANGVTLLLAASLSEAQFAQWGWRVPFWAAGVLAVAGLWLRSSLAESPRFLEIDDHAHVPLVEVVRDHWRLVLLTAGALAIGYAIFYAVTTWSLAYGTERLGVSRTVMLVCIMGAVLVKGALTPLVALLGDRYGRRPLCLAGCAAAAVWMFPMVALLATGAPLLMFLGFLGAMLAFITMFAVIAAYLPELYEPRVRCTGAAVGYNLGGVLGGALTPLAATALAEQGGRVPWGVGAYLTGIALLSLGCFALLPETRPARVVAPAPVMD
- a CDS encoding calcium:proton antiporter, with the protein product MITRLRSLTTRWTAFVPVLAVIMLALTWSRDLPGAVVAVVTLVLAGAVLAAVHHAEVVAHRVGEPFGSLVLAVAVTVIEVALIVTLMADGGDKSATLARDTVFAAVMITCNGIVGLCLLVASLRHGTAVFNPEGTGAALATVATLATLSLVLPTFTTSKPGPEFSTVQLTFAALSSLILYGLFVATQTVRHRDYFLPITRQGEVITADDHADAPSARTALISLGLLGLALIGVVGLAKAVSPTIESGVESAGLGHAVVGVIIALLVLLPETIAALRSARRDRVQTSLNLALGSAMASIGLTIPAVALATIWLSGPLVLGLGATHMLLLALTIVVSSLTVVPGRATPLQGGVHLVIFAAYLELAINP
- a CDS encoding TerC/Alx family metal homeostasis membrane protein; amino-acid sequence: MDVSVTLWVLTIVGLAALIAVDFFIGRKPHDVSIKEAGIWTVVWIALAGLFGLGLLIFGGGQPAGEFFAGFITEKSLSVDNLFVFVLIMAKFAVPSQYQQRVLLVGVLIALVLRAIFIAAGAAILASFAWVFYLFGAFLIWTAWKLIQEARADEEDEEFEENKLLKAAERRFGVADRYHGTKLWIEQNGKRVMTPMLVVMLAIGTTDVLFALDSIPAIFGLTQDPYIVFTANAFALMGLRQLYFLIGGLLKKLVHLSYGLSVILGFIGVKLVLHALHESGVHVPEISIPVSLGVICSVLIVTTITSLRASKKQAAAEAAQKESEGAPKDSIEA